From a region of the Salinispira pacifica genome:
- a CDS encoding prepilin peptidase, with product MENTAGFGFVILLLEVCAARDVREQIIPDTGTLLFFFPGLLYAVHRTPGDMLQSIVLAGAIVWFTAASARVFPGSFGWGDGKLLTALALSVPAATWYRGVLGCCSLFLIHGVFCSLKYGGRRRWKSLRGFAAPVGPYLLAGFLLMPLWVHADWMISSIVFDSIV from the coding sequence ATGGAAAATACAGCGGGATTTGGTTTTGTCATTCTTCTTCTGGAAGTCTGCGCCGCCCGGGATGTGAGGGAACAGATTATTCCCGATACAGGCACCCTTCTGTTCTTTTTTCCCGGATTGCTGTACGCTGTACACAGAACCCCGGGTGATATGCTTCAGAGCATTGTGCTGGCCGGGGCGATTGTGTGGTTCACCGCCGCATCGGCCCGGGTTTTCCCGGGAAGTTTCGGCTGGGGGGACGGGAAACTCCTGACCGCTTTGGCTCTGTCTGTACCGGCTGCGACCTGGTACAGGGGAGTACTGGGATGCTGCAGCCTTTTTCTGATTCATGGAGTATTCTGTTCACTGAAATATGGCGGACGCCGACGATGGAAATCTCTCAGGGGTTTTGCTGCTCCCGTGGGGCCCTATCTGCTGGCGGGGTTTTTGCTCATGCCGCTGTGGGTGCATGCCGATTGGATGATTTCCAGTATTGTCTTTGACAGTATTGTGTAA
- a CDS encoding LacI family DNA-binding transcriptional regulator: MSTMKDIAKRAGVGLGTVSRVVNGTGPVSDETRDRVHAAIKELDYRPNKIARKLVSGNRGSGFFGVLMPLFIHPFYFYILRGIYRFVEEMDMNLILFNRGKHPEQAMSHILQEDIIGLFVMSHDLSREEEQMLNHEKLLYCYLDYHKPHRPSVYVDNRYGGKLAAEHILSKGLKYPAYVGDVGNPQQQIDRFNGFQRRLEESDISVVGKKLVPNQFESDTAVEELLKEHPEIDSIFFFSDSHALESLPAVARWEKDLEIIGYDDLDFTGFLGLTTIHQPKDEIGYEAARLLYRLINDTVLLGEQEIILKPGISVRGPLALEHLRNRSMK, from the coding sequence ATGAGTACGATGAAGGATATTGCCAAGCGAGCGGGAGTCGGTCTGGGTACCGTATCCCGGGTCGTAAACGGCACCGGACCTGTGAGCGACGAAACCAGGGACCGGGTGCATGCGGCAATTAAGGAACTGGATTACCGCCCCAATAAGATAGCTCGAAAACTGGTTTCCGGAAACAGGGGCTCCGGCTTCTTCGGCGTTCTCATGCCCCTGTTTATTCATCCATTTTATTTTTACATACTCCGGGGCATCTATCGCTTTGTTGAAGAGATGGATATGAACCTCATCCTCTTCAACCGGGGCAAACACCCTGAACAGGCGATGAGTCACATCCTTCAGGAAGACATTATCGGTCTCTTTGTGATGAGCCATGATCTCAGCAGGGAAGAGGAGCAGATGCTGAATCATGAAAAGCTGCTCTACTGTTACCTGGACTACCATAAGCCTCACAGGCCGTCGGTGTATGTTGATAACCGCTACGGAGGAAAACTGGCTGCGGAACATATACTATCCAAAGGCTTGAAGTACCCTGCATATGTAGGTGACGTGGGCAACCCCCAGCAGCAGATTGACCGCTTCAACGGGTTTCAGCGCCGGCTGGAAGAATCGGATATATCCGTTGTGGGGAAAAAACTGGTTCCCAACCAGTTTGAAAGCGATACCGCAGTGGAAGAATTGCTGAAGGAGCATCCCGAGATCGACAGCATATTCTTTTTCTCCGACAGCCACGCCCTGGAATCTCTTCCGGCGGTAGCCCGCTGGGAAAAGGATCTGGAAATTATCGGCTATGACGATCTGGATTTTACCGGCTTCCTGGGTCTCACCACCATTCATCAGCCCAAAGATGAGATCGGATATGAGGCAGCCCGGCTGCTGTACCGATTAATCAATGATACCGTTCTTCTGGGGGAGCAGGAGATCATCCTCAAACCCGGCATATCTGTTCGTGGCCCTTTGGCCCTGGAGCATCTGAGAAACCGCAGTATGAAGTAA
- a CDS encoding Six-hairpin glycosidase-like protein, translated as MQRTASIMIWGFVLLAAVFITACSSPPPPPPAPRVERFEREYPVNEEFEIYPDRVVQGEKTATVISSEKIESTYGTRKRTWLLQEDISSLPQFSSPEAPIYEALYNMALEESLQDIRSDGSFMAGKKWNGVWTRDISYAIQLSLAYVLPENSLTSLMAKVNEYGEIIQDTGTGGSWPISTDRIVWAIAAWELYLATGDAQWLDDAREILQRSIQRDTLNALDRETGLLFGETSFLDWREQTYPEWMEPKDIYESKAMSTNLLHARALEILSYMYDEAGDSPMSMEYFRMAERQYRLIADAFRLENGLYSLYLYPPIQGSRPVDKTGTLSNSLAAILAAEQDSPAAVLGGEISLSTEIPVVHFGIPTIEPQQPGIPPYHNKGIWPFVEAYYGIAGVREGNLAAFSHSLEAMTRSAALFLSHMENMVYDNGHYSGTEINSERQLWSVAGYLGMVYRGLFGINVQRDGVTFAPMLPENLGGGPVTLSGFTLRGMELNMTVRGTGSRIASMQIDGEPADPRNILQWRQGPVQIDIVLEQSGDSGSINLIASDIEAPKDPLIQDTGSNFSYRSLQSDARSFLWNGRERSPMGEAGPGRQGRGDIWSVLSTREGENRTLHSNLSRWTYDPDSVLRTPAGDEAVEIVPDPEQILEFSTDVEEDGRFYIVFEYANGSGPINTNNKTAIRTLFADEQRQGAIILPQRGERKWDDFGLSSGLFMNLEQGSHTFQLRYLPENRNMDGEVNRALIRSMLLIPVN; from the coding sequence ATGCAGCGCACTGCCAGCATCATGATTTGGGGATTTGTATTACTGGCGGCGGTTTTTATCACCGCCTGTTCAAGCCCGCCTCCGCCGCCGCCGGCGCCCAGGGTTGAACGTTTCGAACGGGAGTATCCGGTGAACGAAGAGTTTGAAATCTACCCGGACAGAGTGGTCCAGGGTGAGAAAACCGCAACGGTAATCAGCAGCGAAAAGATCGAGTCAACCTACGGAACCAGGAAGAGAACCTGGCTGCTCCAGGAGGATATCTCTTCTCTTCCGCAGTTCAGCAGTCCCGAAGCACCCATTTACGAAGCCCTGTACAACATGGCTCTGGAAGAAAGCCTGCAGGATATCCGCTCCGACGGAAGCTTCATGGCGGGGAAAAAATGGAACGGTGTGTGGACCAGGGACATATCCTATGCAATACAGCTGTCCCTTGCCTATGTACTCCCGGAAAACAGCCTGACCAGTCTGATGGCCAAGGTGAACGAATACGGAGAAATTATTCAGGACACCGGTACAGGAGGATCCTGGCCCATCTCAACCGACAGAATTGTGTGGGCAATTGCAGCCTGGGAGCTGTATCTGGCAACGGGAGATGCTCAATGGCTGGATGATGCTCGGGAAATTCTCCAGCGCAGCATTCAGCGGGATACGCTCAACGCCCTGGACCGGGAAACCGGCCTTCTGTTCGGTGAAACTTCCTTCCTGGACTGGCGGGAGCAGACATATCCTGAATGGATGGAACCCAAAGATATTTATGAAAGCAAGGCAATGAGCACCAACCTGCTGCATGCCCGGGCTCTGGAAATTCTCTCATACATGTACGACGAAGCAGGCGACTCACCAATGAGCATGGAGTATTTCCGGATGGCCGAAAGGCAATACCGCCTGATTGCCGACGCATTCCGGCTGGAAAACGGATTGTACAGCCTCTACCTGTATCCGCCGATTCAGGGCAGCCGGCCTGTTGATAAAACCGGTACCCTGAGCAACTCTCTGGCTGCAATTCTGGCCGCAGAACAGGATTCACCGGCAGCGGTTCTGGGCGGAGAGATCAGTCTCAGCACAGAAATTCCGGTGGTACATTTCGGGATTCCCACAATCGAGCCCCAGCAGCCCGGGATTCCTCCCTATCACAACAAGGGGATCTGGCCGTTTGTTGAAGCCTACTACGGCATCGCAGGTGTGCGGGAAGGCAACTTGGCAGCCTTCAGCCACAGTCTGGAAGCCATGACCCGGTCCGCAGCCCTCTTCCTCAGTCACATGGAGAATATGGTGTACGACAACGGCCATTACAGCGGTACCGAGATCAACTCAGAACGTCAGCTCTGGTCTGTTGCCGGATATCTTGGCATGGTGTACCGGGGGCTGTTCGGCATCAACGTACAGCGTGACGGGGTGACTTTTGCTCCTATGCTTCCTGAGAACCTAGGAGGCGGGCCTGTGACCCTCAGCGGTTTTACGCTCAGAGGCATGGAATTGAATATGACTGTCAGGGGCACAGGTTCCCGGATCGCATCAATGCAAATCGACGGTGAGCCTGCTGACCCCCGTAACATTCTTCAGTGGAGGCAGGGCCCTGTCCAGATTGATATTGTTCTTGAGCAATCCGGAGATTCGGGGAGCATTAACCTCATCGCCTCGGATATTGAAGCCCCCAAGGATCCGCTTATTCAGGATACCGGAAGTAATTTCAGTTACCGGAGCCTGCAGTCTGATGCCCGAAGCTTCCTGTGGAACGGCCGGGAACGTTCACCCATGGGTGAAGCCGGGCCCGGAAGGCAGGGCAGGGGCGATATCTGGAGCGTCCTTTCCACCAGGGAAGGGGAAAACCGTACACTCCATTCCAATCTCAGCCGCTGGACCTACGATCCGGATTCGGTTTTGAGAACACCCGCCGGCGACGAAGCGGTGGAGATTGTTCCTGATCCCGAACAGATTCTTGAGTTCAGCACAGATGTAGAAGAGGACGGCCGGTTCTACATCGTTTTTGAATATGCAAACGGATCAGGTCCCATCAATACCAATAACAAAACCGCAATCCGTACCCTGTTTGCCGATGAACAGCGGCAGGGAGCGATTATTCTGCCCCAGAGGGGCGAACGAAAATGGGATGATTTCGGCCTCTCTTCAGGACTCTTCATGAATCTTGAACAGGGAAGCCATACATTTCAGCTCCGCTATCTGCCGGAGAACCGGAACATGGACGGGGAGGTCAATCGGGCCCTCATCCGTTCAATGCTGCTCATTCCTGTGAACTGA